Below is a genomic region from Caballeronia sp. SBC1.
CGAGCAGCTGTCGAAGGTGCTGAAGGCGCTCGAAGGCATCCAGGGCGAATTCAACAGTGCGCAGTCCGGCGGCAAGAAGATATCGCTGGCCGACTTGATTGTGCTGGCGGGGAGCGCCGGCATCGAGCAGGCTGCGAAAAACGCCGGGCATCAGGTAACCGTGCCGTTCACGCCCGGTCGCATGGACGCCTCGCAGGCACAGACCGATGTGGACTCCGTCGCGGCGCTGGAACCGGTTGCCGATGGTTTCCGCAATTACCTAAAGGGCAAGCTCAAGGTTCCGGCCGAGGCTTTGCTGATCGACAAGGCGCAATTGCTGACCCTGACCGCCCCGGAAATGACGGTGCTCATTGGTGGCTTGCGTGCCCTGAACGTCAATGTCGGGAAGAATCCGCACGGCGCATTCACCGACCGGCCGGAAACGCTGACCAACGACTTCTTCCGCAACCTGCTCGACATGGGTACGGAATGGCAGCAGATCTCGTCGAGCCGGGACGTGTTTGAGGGGCGGGACCGCAAGACTGGGGAGAGGAAGTGGACCGGCTCCCGTGTCGATCTGATCTTCGGTTCGCATTCCCAGCTTCGAGCCCTTAGCGAAGTCTATGCCACTGAGGACGCGCAGGAAAAATTCGTCCACGACTTCGTCGCAGCCTGGGTGAAAGTGATGAACCTCGACCGGTTCGAGCTTGCCTGACAGCTCGCGCGGCCCCGTCAGGGTAGTCATCCTGGCGGGGCTTTCCCAGCCGCGCGACGATCACAATTGAATTGCCAGAGTGGAACCTGCTACCAACTGTTCGGAACTTTGACGGGAACGTCAGACCGCAGCCGTGTTTTATCTACTCGGGCTTCGGCGTTTTATCGATCATCAGCGACAGATGGTCCAGATCTTCACGCAGCAGCGCCAACGCTTCGCTCACCGTACGGCTGCCTTTTAGCTGGCGTTTCACCGGACGGACTACCGACTGCAACGCGAGCTCCGCGATCGTATCGGCAATCTCGATCGCGCTGCTCGCGCCTGCCGGCTTGTACCAGAACGCCGGCCAACTGCACATGCCGATGAGCGTGAACGCCGTGACCTTCGCATCCACCACGCGGAATACACCGGCGTTCACGCCGGCCTCGATTGCCGCTGTAAAGTTGTTCAGCACCGCGCGTTTCGCGTCTTCGTTCGCACGATACGCACGCTCGGGCAACTGCTGCTCGGTGCGGTGGATTACGCGAAATTCGTTGTAGTGGCTGAGGATCAGCATTGTGTGCTGATGAACAAGCAAGCGCAGGCGCTCTTTCGGGTCCGCGTCCGGCTCGGCAACCGCCTGGCTCGACAGCCGCTTCGCTCTTAACGTGACCTCCTCGACCAGCGCCGTAAGAATCTCATCCTTGTTCTTGAAGTAGTAATAGACCGCCGTACGCGTCACACCCAGCGCCTCGGCAATTTCCTGCATCGACACACCGCCGAAACCCTTCTCGATGAAAAGCGCGGCTGCGGCGTTCAGGATCTGTTCTTTTTGTCCCTCAGCGTTCACCTTTGCCACGAAACCACTCCTGATAACGGTCGGCGGCCAGAGCGCCGCGGTACCGTAGTGTTGTGTTCGCGTGATTGTAGCGTTCAATCTCCGACGTTCGATCGGTATGCCGAGCCCATTGCGCTCGTGCCTTCGCCGCGAGCCCTAAGCAAGGCGCCTTCATGCGTCGCTGCGCGACAATTCGATTTGCTTGCCGCGCCGGCCATGTATGCGGCCAAGTCCGCCGACAGCCACCGCCGCCAATACGGTCGGTACGGCCGACATAAGCAAGATTTGATCGACGCTCCAGGCAAGCGCCATCAACTGGCCGCCGACTAGCGGCCCCAGCACCGCGCCAAGCCTGCCGAACCCGAGCGCCCAGCCCGCACCGGTAGCTCGCGAGCGCGTCGGATAGATTGCGACCGCTAATGCGTTCAGCCCGGATTGACCGCCGAGAATGCAGAAGCCGGCAAATGCGATACACACGAAGGCGGCTGGTGGCGACGCATGGAAATAACTTATTCCCACTATCGCGACGCCACCGAGCGCGAAATTGCCAG
It encodes:
- a CDS encoding TetR/AcrR family transcriptional regulator, yielding MAKVNAEGQKEQILNAAAALFIEKGFGGVSMQEIAEALGVTRTAVYYYFKNKDEILTALVEEVTLRAKRLSSQAVAEPDADPKERLRLLVHQHTMLILSHYNEFRVIHRTEQQLPERAYRANEDAKRAVLNNFTAAIEAGVNAGVFRVVDAKVTAFTLIGMCSWPAFWYKPAGASSAIEIADTIAELALQSVVRPVKRQLKGSRTVSEALALLREDLDHLSLMIDKTPKPE